A single genomic interval of Tsukamurella paurometabola harbors:
- a CDS encoding Dyp-type peroxidase — protein sequence MFVVVTVGPGREDHVHDALDNLSGLTRSVGFRYPDKQLSLTTSFGSDAWDRLFSGPKPKGLHPFVPLDGPRHSAPSTPGDILFHVKASTLDMCFELSWRVLDALGDAVTVVDEVHGFRFFDDRDLLGFVDGTENPAGAAAVAATAIGDEDPDFAGGSYVHVQKYLHDMAAWRALSVEEQERVIGRTKLEDIEMDDDVKPENAHIALNVIEDENGEQLQIVRQNMPFGELGKGEFGTYFIGYSRDPGVTEQMLRNMFLGDPPGNTDRILDFSTALTGCLFFTPSGDWLDGPPDLPTAGGAPSAAPTGTTPPAPADGSLGIGSLKEGTS from the coding sequence ATGTTCGTCGTGGTGACAGTCGGACCGGGCCGGGAGGACCACGTTCACGACGCGCTCGACAACCTCTCCGGGCTCACCCGCTCGGTCGGTTTCCGGTACCCGGACAAGCAGCTGTCGCTGACCACGTCCTTCGGCTCCGACGCCTGGGACCGCCTGTTCTCCGGCCCCAAACCGAAGGGCCTGCACCCGTTCGTCCCGCTCGACGGTCCGCGGCACAGCGCCCCGTCGACACCGGGCGACATCCTGTTCCACGTCAAGGCGAGCACGCTCGACATGTGCTTCGAGCTGTCGTGGCGCGTCCTCGACGCGCTCGGCGACGCGGTCACGGTGGTCGACGAGGTGCACGGCTTCCGCTTCTTCGACGACCGCGACCTGCTCGGCTTCGTCGACGGCACCGAGAACCCCGCGGGTGCGGCGGCCGTGGCCGCCACAGCGATCGGCGACGAGGACCCCGACTTCGCCGGCGGCAGCTACGTGCACGTGCAGAAGTATCTGCACGACATGGCGGCGTGGCGCGCGCTCTCGGTCGAGGAGCAGGAGCGGGTGATCGGCCGCACCAAGCTCGAGGACATCGAGATGGACGACGACGTGAAGCCGGAGAACGCCCACATCGCGCTCAACGTGATCGAGGACGAGAACGGCGAGCAACTGCAGATCGTGCGGCAGAACATGCCGTTCGGCGAGCTCGGCAAGGGCGAGTTCGGCACGTACTTCATCGGCTACTCGCGCGACCCCGGTGTCACCGAGCAGATGCTGCGCAACATGTTCCTCGGCGATCCGCCCGGCAACACGGACCGGATCCTCGACTTCTCGACGGCCCTCACCGGCTGTCTGTTCTTCACCCCGTCGGGCGACTGGCTCGACGGCCCGCCCGACCTCCCGACCGCCGGCGGCGCACCGTCGGCGGCACCGACCGGCACGACCCCACCCGCCCCCGCCGACGGTTCGCTCGGCATCGGCAGCCTGAAGGAAGGTACGTCATGA
- a CDS encoding family 1 encapsulin nanocompartment shell protein — MNNLHRHLAPVTPEAWEEIETEASRTFKRNIAGRRVVDVTGPDGPEAAAVGTGRLLPVDGPAEGVQAQLRESRPLVRLRVPFTVTRDAVDSVERGAQDADWDPVKAAAKQLAYAEDRAVFEGYAAASIDGLRASSSNKAIALPSDPIDVPDAVASALEDLRLAGVDGPYSVLLSADVYTSISETTDHGYPIREQLKRLVDGEIIWAPAIDGGFVLTTRGGDYELRLGTDVEIGYLSHDAATVQLYLQETFTFLAYTAEASVPLTS; from the coding sequence ATGAACAACCTGCACCGTCACCTCGCACCGGTCACCCCCGAGGCGTGGGAGGAGATCGAGACCGAGGCGTCGCGCACCTTCAAGCGCAACATCGCCGGCCGCCGCGTGGTCGACGTGACCGGCCCGGACGGCCCCGAGGCCGCGGCGGTCGGCACCGGCCGCCTCCTGCCCGTCGACGGCCCCGCCGAGGGCGTGCAGGCGCAGCTGCGTGAGAGCCGCCCGCTGGTGCGGCTGCGCGTGCCCTTCACCGTGACCCGCGACGCCGTCGATTCGGTGGAGCGCGGCGCGCAGGACGCGGACTGGGATCCGGTGAAGGCCGCGGCCAAGCAGCTCGCCTACGCCGAGGACCGCGCCGTCTTCGAGGGCTACGCCGCGGCGTCGATCGACGGCCTGCGCGCCTCCTCGTCGAACAAGGCCATCGCGCTGCCGAGCGATCCGATCGACGTTCCGGACGCCGTCGCGAGCGCGCTCGAGGACCTGCGGCTCGCCGGGGTCGACGGGCCGTACTCGGTGCTGCTCTCCGCCGACGTGTACACCTCGATCAGCGAGACCACCGACCACGGCTATCCGATCCGGGAGCAGCTCAAGCGGCTCGTGGACGGCGAGATCATCTGGGCGCCCGCGATCGACGGCGGCTTCGTGCTGACCACCCGCGGCGGCGATTACGAGCTGCGGCTGGGCACCGACGTCGAGATCGGCTACCTCAGCCACGACGCGGCGACGGTCCAGCTGTACCTGCAGGAGACCTTCACGTTCCTGGCCTACACCGCGGAGGCATCGGTCCCGCTCACCTCCTGA
- a CDS encoding ATP-dependent Clp protease ATP-binding subunit, giving the protein MSELDGVFDDIFQRFFGNSVGRPSVQRVDLNRLLNDQAKNLLAEAQVAAADWGNSEITPEHLLYAAAVNEPTREIIVRVGLDPDRVASAMEAAAKAGANPGGADGAPSLSPASRRALRVAQQQAAHSGQSYVGPEHILLGIADNPDTVAAQTLAGGGISSGQSVPGKGGKPGKGGQQAPAPQGPSSTPTLDEYGRDLTAEARAGKVDPVVGRAEEIEQTIEILSRRRKNNPVLIGDPGVGKTAIVEGLAQRIVNDDVPKTLAGRRVIALDLSSMVAGSKYRGEFEERLTKVLDEVREHSDELVVFIDELHTIIGAGGGGDGSMDAGNMLKPALARGELHTIGATTIDEYRKYIEKDAALERRFQPVMVSEPTVADTIEILRGLIDVYEEHHQVHYDDDALVAAAELSDRYITDRFMPDKAIDLVDQAGARVRLRTKTSDQGTRTVEDELARLNREKDSAVADEDYKTADELKVKIAEAEERLKTISADGEPSDPDVTVTDIAEVVSRRTGIPVADLTSEEKEKLLRLEDDLHARVVGQDEAVVAVSEAVRRARAGLKDPSRPIGSFLFLGPTGVGKTELAKALAATVFGDEDRLIRFDMSEFQEKHTVSRLVGAPPGYVGYEEAGQLTDKVRRQPYSVILFDEIEKAHPDVFNILLQLLDDGRVTDAQGRTVDFKNTIVILTSNIGADLILEAPEDDWESVVPKVKERLHAHFRPEFLNRIDDTVIFHRLDKQQIRNIVELILQSTRGLLRGQDVELDVTEKAEDWLAEEGFQPQFGARPLRRTVQKELDNRLSSMLLKGDIVPGDTVRVDADDDGLVLSVVEKHADGSVSEGSLPAADGTDEAAASSDSEKENA; this is encoded by the coding sequence ATGAGTGAACTCGACGGCGTTTTCGACGACATCTTCCAGCGGTTCTTCGGGAACTCGGTGGGGCGGCCGTCGGTGCAGCGGGTCGACCTGAACCGCCTGCTCAACGATCAGGCGAAGAACCTGCTGGCCGAGGCCCAGGTCGCCGCGGCCGACTGGGGCAACAGCGAGATCACCCCCGAGCACCTGCTCTACGCGGCTGCCGTGAACGAGCCCACCCGCGAGATCATCGTGCGCGTCGGCCTCGATCCCGACCGCGTCGCCTCCGCGATGGAGGCCGCCGCGAAGGCCGGCGCGAATCCCGGCGGGGCCGACGGTGCGCCCTCGCTCAGCCCGGCGTCCCGCCGCGCGCTGCGCGTGGCCCAGCAGCAGGCGGCGCACTCCGGGCAGTCGTACGTCGGCCCGGAGCACATCCTGCTCGGCATCGCCGACAACCCGGACACCGTTGCAGCGCAGACCCTCGCGGGCGGCGGGATCTCCTCGGGCCAGTCGGTGCCGGGTAAGGGCGGCAAGCCCGGGAAGGGCGGCCAGCAGGCACCGGCCCCGCAGGGACCGAGCAGCACCCCGACGCTCGACGAGTACGGCCGTGACCTCACCGCCGAGGCCCGAGCGGGCAAGGTCGATCCGGTGGTCGGCCGCGCCGAGGAGATCGAGCAGACCATCGAGATCCTCTCCCGCCGCCGCAAGAACAATCCGGTCCTCATCGGCGATCCCGGTGTCGGCAAGACCGCGATCGTGGAGGGCCTGGCCCAGCGCATCGTCAACGACGACGTGCCGAAGACCCTCGCGGGCCGGCGGGTGATCGCGCTCGACCTGAGCTCGATGGTGGCGGGCAGCAAGTACCGCGGCGAGTTCGAGGAGCGGCTGACCAAGGTGCTCGACGAGGTGCGCGAGCACTCCGACGAGCTCGTCGTGTTCATCGACGAGCTGCACACGATCATCGGCGCGGGCGGCGGGGGCGACGGCTCCATGGACGCCGGCAACATGCTCAAGCCCGCGCTCGCGCGGGGCGAGCTGCACACCATCGGGGCCACCACGATCGACGAGTACCGCAAGTACATCGAGAAGGACGCCGCCCTCGAACGCCGGTTCCAGCCCGTGATGGTGAGTGAGCCGACCGTGGCGGACACCATCGAGATCCTGCGCGGCCTCATCGATGTCTACGAGGAGCACCACCAGGTGCACTACGACGACGACGCGCTCGTCGCCGCCGCCGAGCTCTCGGACCGGTACATCACCGACCGGTTCATGCCGGACAAGGCGATCGACCTCGTCGACCAGGCCGGCGCCCGGGTCCGGCTGCGCACCAAGACCTCCGATCAGGGGACCCGCACCGTCGAGGACGAGCTGGCGCGCCTGAACCGGGAGAAGGACAGCGCCGTCGCGGACGAGGATTACAAGACCGCCGACGAGCTCAAGGTCAAGATCGCCGAGGCCGAGGAGCGGTTGAAGACCATCTCCGCGGACGGTGAACCGAGCGACCCGGATGTGACCGTCACCGATATCGCCGAGGTGGTCTCGCGCCGCACCGGTATTCCGGTCGCCGATCTCACCTCGGAGGAGAAGGAGAAGCTGCTCCGCCTGGAGGACGATCTGCACGCGCGGGTGGTCGGGCAGGACGAGGCGGTCGTCGCCGTCTCCGAGGCGGTCCGCCGCGCGCGGGCCGGGCTCAAGGATCCGAGCCGACCGATCGGCTCGTTCCTGTTCCTCGGCCCCACCGGCGTCGGCAAGACCGAGCTCGCGAAGGCGCTGGCCGCCACCGTCTTCGGCGACGAGGACCGGCTGATCCGCTTCGACATGAGCGAATTCCAGGAGAAGCACACGGTCTCCCGGCTCGTCGGCGCTCCTCCCGGCTACGTGGGCTACGAGGAGGCCGGTCAGCTCACCGACAAGGTGCGGCGACAGCCCTACTCGGTGATCCTCTTCGACGAGATCGAGAAGGCCCACCCGGACGTCTTCAACATCCTGCTGCAACTGCTCGACGACGGCCGCGTGACCGACGCCCAGGGTCGCACCGTCGACTTCAAGAACACCATCGTGATCCTCACCAGCAACATCGGCGCGGACCTGATCCTCGAAGCACCGGAGGACGATTGGGAATCCGTGGTGCCGAAGGTCAAGGAGCGCCTGCACGCGCACTTCCGGCCCGAGTTCCTCAACCGCATCGACGACACGGTGATCTTCCACCGCCTCGACAAGCAGCAGATCCGCAACATCGTCGAGCTGATCCTGCAGAGCACGCGCGGGCTGCTGCGCGGCCAGGACGTGGAACTGGACGTGACGGAGAAGGCCGAGGACTGGCTCGCGGAGGAGGGTTTCCAGCCGCAGTTCGGCGCCCGGCCGCTGCGCCGCACGGTGCAGAAGGAGCTGGACAACCGCCTCTCCTCGATGCTGCTCAAGGGCGACATCGTGCCCGGCGACACGGTGCGCGTGGACGCCGACGACGACGGCCTCGTGCTGTCCGTGGTGGAGAAGCACGCCGACGGATCCGTGTCCGAGGGCTCCCTGCCCGCCGCCGACGGCACCGACGAGGCGGCCGCGTCGTCCGATTCCGAGAAGGAGAACGCATGA
- a CDS encoding GGDEF domain-containing protein codes for MEITGVHSDRAGDDLGLAFNRLRRHAVISDVVWRYAVAGFTLCVGMFGAVMIFTPEGAGDSTPRTITLALLCGTGIPAAVAVSRLPVTSLWWSPCPRRRRISTLFVLYADVAVTSILVLYNSPAAALAGTVLFATVGAYAAHFLATRALAMHLVFSSAVIVYLGVRVVQVYAATPLAVGAQVAVSVLGISGVVVLNYLYTVHLKQLIRASLTASSTDAMTGLLNRTGFRDAVDEVLRSDERRLAVCMIDVDRFKHINDAYGHLAGDAALQAVATALQRAAPRHALVARIGGDEFAVVAPMSAPGLEAVLGAVRERLPTLANGERMSISAGIASVDLPARAVLSTFDDRSRFFHAIIESADDALRSSKEAGGGRTTRRPPGGPSSA; via the coding sequence ATGGAGATCACTGGGGTCCACTCCGACCGCGCCGGCGACGACTTGGGCCTCGCGTTCAACCGCCTGCGGCGCCATGCCGTCATCAGCGACGTGGTGTGGCGCTACGCCGTCGCCGGATTCACGCTGTGCGTCGGGATGTTCGGGGCGGTGATGATCTTCACGCCCGAAGGTGCGGGCGACTCCACCCCGCGCACGATCACCCTCGCCCTGCTGTGCGGCACCGGGATACCGGCGGCCGTCGCCGTGAGTCGGCTGCCGGTGACGTCCCTGTGGTGGAGCCCGTGCCCACGGCGGAGAAGGATCAGCACGCTGTTCGTCCTCTACGCGGACGTCGCGGTCACGAGCATCCTGGTGCTGTACAACAGTCCGGCCGCCGCGCTCGCCGGAACGGTGCTGTTCGCGACCGTCGGCGCCTACGCCGCGCACTTCCTGGCGACGCGCGCCCTGGCCATGCACCTCGTCTTCTCCAGCGCGGTGATCGTGTACCTGGGGGTCCGCGTCGTCCAGGTGTACGCCGCGACCCCGCTCGCCGTCGGCGCGCAGGTCGCCGTCAGCGTCCTCGGGATCAGCGGCGTCGTCGTCCTCAACTACCTCTACACGGTGCACCTCAAGCAGCTGATCAGGGCGAGCCTGACGGCGTCGTCGACCGACGCGATGACGGGCCTGTTGAACCGGACCGGCTTCCGCGATGCGGTCGACGAGGTGCTGCGGTCGGATGAACGACGCCTCGCCGTGTGCATGATCGACGTCGACCGGTTCAAGCACATCAACGACGCGTACGGACATCTCGCCGGCGATGCCGCGCTCCAAGCGGTGGCGACCGCCCTGCAGCGAGCCGCGCCGCGGCACGCGCTGGTCGCCCGAATCGGCGGCGACGAGTTCGCCGTCGTCGCGCCCATGAGCGCCCCCGGATTGGAGGCGGTCCTGGGCGCCGTACGGGAGAGGCTGCCCACCCTGGCGAACGGTGAGCGGATGTCGATCAGCGCGGGGATCGCGTCGGTGGATCTCCCCGCTCGCGCGGTGCTGTCGACCTTCGACGACCGCAGCAGGTTCTTCCACGCGATCATCGAGTCGGCGGACGATGCCCTTCGCAGCAGCAAGGAGGCGGGCGGTGGTCGCACGACCCGCCGGCCTCCGGGTGGCCCCTCCTCGGCCTGA
- a CDS encoding dienelactone hydrolase family protein, producing MDLKAEAAANLADFTKESFTDAGVTHDVYRKGSGPAVIVIAEIPGITPKVLDFARRVVDAGFTAVLPHLFGTPGLDAANPKAIGYAGTAKSMAKLVGSLCVSREFTILATGKSSPVVTWLRALARQEHVRCGGKGVGAVGMCFTGGFALGMAVDDVMLAPVLSQPSLPFRPIPGTGRTIDISPQDLDTVKVRCAKQGLKVMGLRFTGDRMVPGERFDFLREQLGDGFIAVEIDDADANPDALTPPHSVLTEHLIDEPGQPTRQALDDVIQLFRDTLPAGA from the coding sequence GTGGACCTGAAAGCCGAAGCCGCTGCCAACCTCGCCGACTTCACGAAGGAGTCGTTCACCGACGCCGGCGTGACCCACGACGTGTACCGGAAGGGCTCGGGCCCGGCGGTGATCGTGATCGCCGAGATCCCCGGGATCACCCCCAAGGTGCTCGACTTCGCCCGGAGGGTGGTGGACGCCGGTTTCACGGCCGTGCTGCCGCACCTGTTCGGAACGCCCGGCCTGGACGCCGCCAACCCGAAGGCCATCGGCTACGCGGGGACGGCGAAGAGCATGGCGAAGCTGGTGGGCTCGCTGTGTGTGAGCCGCGAGTTCACGATCCTCGCCACGGGGAAGTCCTCCCCGGTCGTCACCTGGCTCCGTGCGCTGGCGCGCCAGGAGCACGTGCGCTGCGGCGGCAAGGGCGTCGGCGCGGTCGGGATGTGCTTCACCGGCGGGTTCGCGCTCGGCATGGCCGTCGACGACGTGATGCTCGCGCCCGTGCTCAGCCAGCCCTCGCTGCCGTTCCGACCCATCCCGGGCACCGGTCGCACGATCGACATCTCGCCGCAGGACCTCGACACCGTCAAGGTGCGGTGCGCCAAACAGGGACTCAAGGTCATGGGCCTGCGCTTCACGGGCGACCGCATGGTGCCGGGTGAGCGCTTCGACTTCCTCCGCGAGCAGCTCGGCGACGGCTTCATCGCCGTGGAGATCGACGACGCCGATGCCAATCCCGACGCCCTGACCCCGCCGCACTCCGTCCTCACCGAGCACCTCATCGACGAGCCCGGGCAGCCCACACGGCAGGCACTCGACGACGTGATCCAGCTCTTCCGCGACACCCTCCCGGCCGGGGCCTGA
- a CDS encoding LLM class F420-dependent oxidoreductase, which produces MTTVGELGIWRGATQVDGAFATRAEELGYGTLWLGGSPGGDLAVVDPLLEATRNLVVATGILNIWQDDARAAAAAFHRIEKLFPGRFVLGIGAGHREATADYRTPYQALVDYLDVLAAEGVPAERTVLAALGPKVLRLAADRTAGAHPYLTSPEHTRRAREILGAGVLLAPEQKVVLDEDDARGRETGRKTVDFYLRLRNYVANLRRLGFDDADLERPGSDRLIDVLAVHGDGDAIAAGVRAHLDAGADHVAVQALGDDPWPALEAIAQRLR; this is translated from the coding sequence ATGACGACTGTGGGTGAGTTGGGGATCTGGCGCGGCGCGACGCAGGTCGACGGTGCCTTCGCGACGCGGGCCGAGGAACTGGGCTACGGCACGCTCTGGTTGGGCGGATCGCCCGGCGGCGACCTCGCCGTGGTGGACCCGCTGCTGGAGGCGACGCGGAACCTCGTCGTGGCGACGGGCATCCTCAACATCTGGCAGGACGACGCCCGCGCGGCGGCCGCTGCCTTCCATCGCATCGAGAAGCTGTTCCCCGGCCGGTTCGTGCTCGGCATCGGTGCCGGGCACCGCGAGGCCACCGCCGACTACCGCACCCCGTACCAGGCGCTCGTCGACTACCTCGACGTCCTCGCCGCGGAGGGCGTGCCCGCGGAGCGGACGGTGCTCGCCGCGCTCGGCCCCAAGGTGCTGCGGCTCGCCGCCGACCGCACGGCCGGCGCGCACCCCTACCTCACCTCGCCCGAGCACACCCGCCGCGCGCGGGAGATCCTCGGCGCCGGGGTGCTGCTCGCACCCGAGCAGAAGGTCGTGCTCGACGAGGACGACGCGCGCGGCCGCGAGACCGGCAGGAAGACCGTCGACTTCTACCTCCGGCTCCGCAACTACGTCGCCAACCTGCGGCGGCTCGGCTTCGACGACGCCGACCTCGAACGCCCCGGCAGTGACCGCCTCATCGACGTACTCGCCGTGCACGGGGACGGTGACGCGATCGCCGCGGGTGTGCGCGCACACCTCGATGCGGGCGCCGACCACGTCGCGGTGCAGGCGCTCGGCGACGATCCGTGGCCGGCCCTGGAGGCGATCGCTCAGCGCCTGCGCTGA
- a CDS encoding limonene-1,2-epoxide hydrolase family protein: MNNAPLWSPQDVAERFVDALGSGDYDIAEHLLAKDVVYRRTGGRPLRGRAAVARHFRWHARTRVAMQAVLLASEQTACAVAVTERVTALVYGPLRVQFQVRGTFEVDGGRIIAWRDEADVRAVARAAARAVAGVFYAPARPTLPRAVI, encoded by the coding sequence GTGAACAACGCCCCGCTGTGGTCTCCGCAGGACGTCGCGGAGCGCTTCGTCGACGCCCTGGGCAGCGGTGACTACGACATCGCCGAGCACCTGCTGGCCAAGGACGTCGTGTACCGGCGCACCGGCGGCCGCCCCCTGCGCGGTCGCGCCGCGGTCGCGCGCCACTTCCGCTGGCACGCCCGCACTCGCGTCGCGATGCAGGCCGTGCTGCTGGCGTCGGAGCAGACCGCCTGCGCGGTCGCCGTGACCGAGCGGGTCACGGCCCTCGTCTACGGGCCGCTGCGGGTCCAGTTCCAGGTCCGGGGGACCTTCGAGGTCGACGGTGGTCGCATCATCGCCTGGCGCGACGAGGCCGACGTGCGCGCGGTGGCCCGGGCCGCGGCCCGGGCGGTGGCGGGCGTGTTCTACGCGCCGGCCCGGCCCACCCTGCCGCGCGCGGTGATCTGA
- a CDS encoding 50S ribosomal protein L25/general stress protein Ctc — MSETNKLVATVRTEFGKGAARRARRDGLVPVVLYGHGTEPQHFTVVARDFAAILRKDGTNAVLNLEVDGKEQLALTKQVVVHPLRNYIEHTDLLVIKKGEKVTVSVPVVIEGEPAGGTQVAQDLNEVEVEADALNIPEHIVFNVHNLEAGTQITAGQLEVPAGASLVTDAEALVINITEIAAVKTDEDEAEAADEAAE, encoded by the coding sequence ATGTCCGAGACCAACAAGCTCGTCGCCACCGTCCGCACCGAGTTCGGCAAGGGCGCCGCCCGGCGCGCCCGCCGCGACGGCCTCGTGCCCGTCGTCCTCTACGGCCACGGCACCGAGCCGCAGCACTTCACCGTCGTCGCGCGCGACTTCGCCGCGATCCTGCGTAAGGACGGCACGAACGCCGTGCTCAACCTGGAGGTCGACGGCAAGGAGCAGCTCGCGCTGACCAAGCAGGTCGTGGTCCACCCGCTGCGCAACTACATCGAGCACACCGACCTCCTCGTCATCAAGAAGGGCGAGAAGGTCACCGTCTCCGTGCCCGTCGTGATCGAGGGCGAGCCCGCCGGCGGCACCCAGGTGGCGCAGGACCTCAACGAGGTCGAGGTCGAGGCCGACGCGCTGAACATCCCCGAGCACATCGTGTTCAACGTCCACAACCTCGAGGCGGGCACGCAGATCACCGCCGGCCAGCTCGAGGTCCCCGCGGGCGCTTCGCTGGTCACCGACGCCGAGGCGCTGGTCATCAACATCACCGAGATCGCCGCGGTCAAGACCGATGAGGACGAGGCCGAGGCCGCCGACGAGGCTGCCGAGTAA
- the pth gene encoding aminoacyl-tRNA hydrolase has protein sequence MTDRPLIVVGLGNPGEKYAGTRHNIGFDVVDELASRARTSFSRHKKSGAEVAGARLVGRQVYLAKPQSFMNLSGQPTAALARFYSVEPTDVIAVHDELDIDFGLVRLKRGGGEGGHNGLRSLTQHLGTKDYLRVRAGIGRPPGRQDPADYVLKPFAKAEKPEVPLLVTNAADAVELLIRDGLEPAQNTVHAW, from the coding sequence ATGACCGACCGGCCACTCATCGTCGTGGGGCTGGGCAACCCCGGCGAGAAGTACGCCGGGACCCGGCACAACATCGGCTTCGACGTGGTCGACGAGCTCGCTTCGCGCGCCCGCACCTCCTTCTCCCGGCACAAGAAGTCGGGGGCGGAGGTCGCGGGCGCGCGGCTCGTCGGCCGCCAGGTGTACCTGGCGAAGCCGCAGTCCTTCATGAACCTCTCCGGGCAGCCCACGGCTGCCCTGGCCCGGTTCTACTCGGTGGAACCCACCGACGTGATCGCCGTGCACGACGAGCTGGACATCGACTTCGGCCTGGTCCGGCTCAAGCGCGGCGGCGGCGAGGGCGGCCACAACGGGCTCCGTTCCCTCACGCAGCACCTGGGCACCAAGGACTACCTGCGGGTGCGCGCCGGGATCGGTCGGCCGCCGGGCCGTCAGGACCCCGCCGACTACGTGCTCAAGCCCTTCGCCAAGGCGGAGAAGCCCGAGGTGCCGCTGCTGGTCACGAACGCCGCGGACGCCGTCGAGCTGCTGATCCGCGACGGTCTCGAGCCCGCGCAGAACACGGTGCACGCCTGGTGA
- a CDS encoding GNAT family N-acetyltransferase — MITFRRVTRADFPLLASWLAEPHNRRWWHHETSPEAIERDFGPSVDGAEPSQDWLGLEAGNGAGGPAPRDDARTPFGLIQRQRWIDYADEPETAAVASLVDLGPADYGIDYLIGSPAATGRGLGTAMIAAMCEVIFTELGGERVVVSVAAGNRRSWRALERAGFTLVGHADIPPDNPVDPPDHVVYALSRPA; from the coding sequence GTGATCACCTTCCGGCGGGTCACGCGCGCGGACTTCCCCCTCCTCGCGTCGTGGCTCGCCGAGCCGCACAACCGGCGCTGGTGGCACCACGAGACCTCCCCCGAGGCGATCGAGCGCGACTTCGGGCCGTCGGTCGACGGTGCCGAGCCCTCGCAGGACTGGCTCGGGCTGGAGGCCGGGAACGGAGCGGGCGGGCCCGCTCCCCGCGACGATGCCCGGACCCCCTTCGGCCTGATCCAGCGGCAGCGGTGGATCGACTACGCGGACGAGCCCGAGACCGCCGCGGTCGCGTCATTGGTGGACCTCGGCCCGGCCGATTACGGCATCGACTACCTGATCGGCTCCCCGGCGGCCACCGGGCGAGGCCTCGGCACGGCGATGATCGCGGCGATGTGCGAGGTGATCTTCACCGAGTTGGGCGGCGAGCGGGTCGTGGTCTCCGTCGCGGCCGGTAACCGCCGCTCCTGGCGGGCGCTGGAGCGGGCCGGCTTCACCCTGGTGGGTCACGCCGACATCCCGCCCGACAACCCCGTCGACCCGCCGGACCACGTGGTCTACGCCCTTTCGCGTCCCGCGTGA